In Rahnella variigena, one DNA window encodes the following:
- the bcsQ gene encoding cellulose biosynthesis protein BcsQ: MAVIALQGFRGGTGATSVTAALAWGLAQLNEKVLVIDFSPENVLRLHFGMPYAQSRGWCSAHKAGEAWQQSAMRYHARLDFLPYGHVSADDVSEADFDWQKALTQLKNTGVYDWILIDSPAADPLPAQSLADSTVVLLHADTQSHLRLHQHALAPNGRYLLNQFVPSSQLQQDILLLWQETLPALIPVILHRDEAMAESLAAKQPVGEWKDNSKIAREMNTLANWFLLNLRQPQAVRSPAK; the protein is encoded by the coding sequence ATGGCTGTCATCGCGTTACAGGGGTTTCGTGGCGGTACCGGTGCCACCTCGGTGACCGCAGCGCTGGCCTGGGGGCTCGCACAACTGAATGAAAAAGTGCTGGTGATCGACTTTTCGCCTGAAAACGTGCTGCGGTTGCATTTTGGTATGCCTTACGCTCAGTCGCGCGGCTGGTGTTCCGCGCATAAAGCCGGAGAAGCCTGGCAACAATCAGCGATGCGTTACCACGCACGTCTCGACTTTCTGCCTTACGGTCATGTTTCAGCTGACGATGTCAGTGAGGCCGATTTCGACTGGCAAAAAGCGCTCACGCAGCTCAAAAATACCGGCGTCTATGATTGGATCCTGATTGATTCTCCGGCGGCTGATCCTCTGCCTGCGCAGTCGCTGGCCGACAGCACGGTGGTACTTCTGCACGCCGATACCCAGTCGCATCTTCGTTTACACCAGCACGCCTTAGCGCCAAACGGGCGCTATCTGCTCAATCAGTTCGTTCCCTCCAGCCAGTTACAGCAAGATATTTTGCTGTTATGGCAAGAAACCTTGCCAGCATTGATCCCGGTGATTTTACATCGTGATGAAGCCATGGCGGAATCGCTGGCGGCGAAACAACCGGTCGGGGAATGGAAAGATAACAGCAAGATCGCCCGTGAAATGAATACGCTGGCAAACTGGTTCCTGCTCAATCTTCGTCAGCCGCAAGCGGTGCGGAGTCCGGCAAAATGA
- the bcsA gene encoding UDP-forming cellulose synthase catalytic subunit, which yields MNGLLNLFFVPPVMQELQHRYRRYRQAKSSRIASGMMIVCVALCWLFLRFESPAWQRVGAQRTRWYPQISPSRVRIADPLRYLVQSLWLMIIIPAGKTRGGIVYSRWPQRLRERIHLWLESLPKRVTQSPLETRITRRIGKMNRAGRRILMLMVGLVAVTLAMFCISQPFGYIAQFIFVVLLWSIAMIIRRIPGRFPALMMIVLSLTISCRYLWWRYTSTLNWEDPLSLICGLLLLGAETYSWTVLVLGYIQTIWPLNRKPVPMPEDVSTWPTVDLMIPTYNEDLSVVKPTLYAALGLDWPREKLTIYLLDDGNRQEFADFAHEIGIKYIARETHEHAKAGNINNALKQAKSQLVAIFDCDHVPTRSFLQLTVGWFFKDKKLSMMQTPHHFFSPDPFERNLGRMRRTPNEGELFYGLVQDGNDLWDASFFCGSCAVLRRDVLDEIGGIAVETVTEDAHTSLRMHRHGYSSAYIRIPQAAGLATESLSAHVSQRIRWARGMVQIFRLDNPLFGKGLKLAQRLCYANAMMHFLAGIPRLIFLTAPLAFLLLHAYIIYAPAMAIALYVLPHMIHASLTNSRVQGKYRHSFWNEIYETVLAWYIARPTTVALFNPHAGKFNVTAKGGLNKHAYVDWKISRPYQILMLLNLAGLFFGIYRIIYGRPDEILTVVVSMAWVIYNMIILGGAIAVAFESKQVRQAHRVEARMPASLIKPDGHIYVCTVQDYSDNGVGLETESASQFTAGDNVTLLLHRGQQEYTFPMQISRVFGNSMGMQLLPLTTQQHIDFIQCTFARADSWVLREDSFPEDKPMESLREVLGLGIRGYLRMLDIAPQRFRPLASRTRSFGGWLLSFAPRNPPLSVQPDEPNLMMTK from the coding sequence ATGAACGGCCTGTTGAACCTGTTTTTTGTGCCGCCCGTCATGCAGGAATTGCAGCACCGTTACCGCCGTTACCGGCAGGCAAAATCTTCACGCATTGCTTCCGGCATGATGATTGTTTGTGTGGCGCTGTGCTGGCTGTTTCTGCGTTTTGAATCACCTGCCTGGCAGCGTGTCGGTGCGCAGAGAACCCGCTGGTATCCGCAAATTTCGCCTTCGCGGGTGCGTATTGCCGATCCGCTGCGTTATCTCGTTCAGAGTCTGTGGTTAATGATCATTATCCCGGCAGGAAAAACCCGTGGCGGCATCGTTTATAGCCGGTGGCCGCAACGGCTGCGGGAAAGGATCCATCTCTGGCTGGAATCGTTGCCAAAACGGGTGACGCAAAGTCCGCTCGAAACCCGTATCACACGTCGTATCGGAAAAATGAACCGCGCCGGCAGGCGCATTCTGATGCTGATGGTGGGGCTGGTGGCGGTTACGCTGGCTATGTTCTGCATTTCCCAGCCATTTGGTTATATTGCCCAGTTTATTTTCGTGGTGCTGCTGTGGAGCATTGCGATGATTATCAGGCGCATTCCGGGGCGTTTCCCGGCGCTGATGATGATTGTTCTGTCACTGACCATTTCCTGCCGCTATTTATGGTGGCGCTATACCTCAACCCTGAACTGGGAAGATCCGCTAAGCCTGATTTGCGGTTTACTGCTGCTGGGCGCGGAAACCTACTCCTGGACCGTGCTGGTGCTCGGTTATATCCAGACCATCTGGCCGCTTAACCGTAAACCGGTGCCGATGCCTGAGGATGTCTCGACCTGGCCGACGGTTGATCTGATGATCCCCACTTATAACGAAGACCTCAGCGTAGTAAAACCGACGTTGTATGCGGCGCTCGGCCTGGACTGGCCCCGTGAAAAACTGACTATTTACCTGCTTGATGACGGCAACCGGCAGGAGTTCGCCGATTTTGCTCATGAAATTGGCATCAAATATATTGCGCGTGAAACCCATGAGCATGCCAAAGCCGGTAACATCAATAACGCCCTGAAACAGGCAAAAAGCCAGCTGGTGGCGATTTTTGACTGCGACCACGTACCGACCCGTTCTTTCCTGCAACTGACCGTCGGCTGGTTCTTCAAAGATAAAAAACTCAGCATGATGCAGACGCCGCATCACTTTTTCTCGCCGGATCCGTTTGAGCGAAATCTGGGACGTATGCGCCGCACGCCGAACGAAGGCGAGTTGTTTTACGGGCTGGTGCAGGACGGCAACGACCTGTGGGATGCCAGCTTCTTCTGCGGTTCCTGCGCGGTGTTACGCCGTGATGTGCTCGATGAAATCGGTGGTATCGCGGTGGAAACCGTCACCGAAGATGCCCATACCTCGCTGCGTATGCACCGACACGGCTACAGTTCAGCCTATATCCGTATTCCGCAGGCGGCGGGGCTGGCGACTGAAAGCCTTTCCGCCCACGTCAGTCAGCGTATCCGCTGGGCGCGCGGAATGGTGCAGATTTTCCGCCTTGATAATCCGCTGTTTGGCAAAGGGCTGAAACTGGCACAACGGCTGTGTTATGCCAACGCCATGATGCACTTCCTGGCGGGGATCCCGCGGCTTATCTTCCTGACCGCGCCGCTGGCGTTTCTGTTATTACACGCCTACATCATTTATGCCCCGGCGATGGCGATAGCGCTGTATGTCCTGCCGCACATGATCCACGCCAGCCTGACTAACTCCCGCGTGCAGGGGAAATACCGCCATTCTTTCTGGAATGAAATCTACGAAACCGTGCTGGCGTGGTATATCGCACGACCCACTACCGTGGCGCTGTTTAATCCGCACGCCGGTAAATTTAACGTCACCGCCAAAGGTGGCCTGAACAAACACGCCTACGTTGACTGGAAAATCAGCCGCCCGTATCAGATTCTGATGCTGCTTAACCTGGCCGGATTATTCTTCGGCATTTACCGCATTATTTATGGTCGCCCCGATGAAATCCTGACCGTGGTGGTGAGTATGGCCTGGGTGATTTACAACATGATTATTCTCGGCGGGGCGATTGCGGTGGCGTTTGAATCGAAACAGGTGCGTCAGGCGCATCGTGTCGAAGCCAGAATGCCAGCCTCGCTGATAAAACCGGACGGCCACATTTATGTGTGTACCGTGCAGGATTATTCGGACAACGGCGTCGGGCTGGAAACAGAAAGTGCCAGCCAGTTTACAGCCGGTGACAACGTCACGTTGCTGTTGCACCGCGGTCAGCAGGAATACACTTTCCCGATGCAAATCAGTCGTGTGTTTGGTAACAGCATGGGAATGCAGCTTCTGCCGCTCACCACGCAACAACATATCGATTTCATTCAATGTACTTTTGCCCGGGCTGACAGCTGGGTATTGCGCGAAGACAGTTTCCCTGAAGACAAACCGATGGAAAGCCTGCGTGAAGTGCTGGGACTCGGTATCCGCGGCTACCTGCGGATGCTGGATATTGCGCCGCAACGCTTCCGTCCGCTGGCCTCCCGCACCCGCTCGTTTGGCGGCTGGCTGCTGTCTTTCGCGCCGCGAAATCCGCCGCTGTCCGTTCAGCCTGATGAACCCAACCTGATGATGACCAAATAA
- a CDS encoding cellulose biosynthesis protein BcsC has translation MRFPLNRLALTLGLAVLAAPAISAPVVSPEQWLLEQVRVGEASHQDDLVRQSLFRLELMDPQNPKVLSARLRLLLREGDQAKAQQQLEKIKQVAPGSDDYRQAELSLKIASPEMQQKLQQTRLLATAGRLDEAKAQYDELFGGQPPTLDLAVEYWQLIARLPGQKARAQAQLQALNNQYPGDVQLRLQLAQMAFEQGDDARAVGLIKQVAATNEGRSPAADLWLARIKDQPAGNASVDALQQFIATFDTGPQVIAAQQELQRQQGLLADPRYQARIRGLAQIDKGGSTGAIAPLKQALQATPNDAEVLGAMGLAYSRAGNRQQALTMFQRAKAAETDGYNAGKWNSLIQTNSYWLKVDQGDKALKAGQLEQAVAAYQQAQRLDPRDPWAPVGLGDVAVARKNDPQAEQAYRRALMLERDNSSAQRGLANIYQRQSPQKALDYINSLPAASRAKLSDKQRGLQSDIVTAQAEKYAAERNWNQAANRYADVLKFNPDDVWATYHYAETLREAGEPAKADAVFAQFAAKHPSDPQQVYAYSLYLSGSDRDDAALRHLHTLPEARWDENMREMAQRIRLDKTLTAIDASLAAGNTAQVKQELQQASLQGLSLNQQRRVAMAWLDVGETSRAASLLQPLKAAAASQPAGQDKALIYRNAANVEQQLGQPQLAREDYEQAMVASGITDKLPQDNDGYTRLTRNNAGDDWLKRGIRSDAHDLYRQQDVNFTVDTDSWTSSGTPGKSDLTANTTMFQADMPVYQGRGFLRADWVRMDAGTFDNENGNYEASFGTCSDQNCRSYRSQTANGLSLGAGWENDKWKGDLGTTPLGFQVVNWVGGLAYSGDWDQIGWTTTVSRRPVSSSLLSFAGAKDPGTGTTWGGVIATGGSLGLSYDQGLANGIWADLSAHQLTGKNVEDNTRERLMGGYYYKVINEDNRRATVGLSSMVWHYQKDLSGYTLGQGGYYSPQQYFSVSVPVNYRQRTENWSWQLGGSVSWSRSSTSDQKRYPIQNLIPDSLPDKSAIETGSSGSGFGYTVQALLERRVSSHWTVGGGIDIQQAKDYTPSHFLLYARYSMSGWQGDLDMPPEPLVPYADFK, from the coding sequence ATGCGTTTTCCTCTCAACCGGCTGGCCCTGACGTTAGGGCTGGCTGTGCTGGCTGCGCCGGCGATTTCAGCGCCGGTGGTTTCTCCCGAACAGTGGCTGCTTGAACAGGTGCGGGTCGGGGAGGCCAGCCATCAGGATGATTTAGTGCGCCAGTCGCTGTTCCGCCTCGAACTGATGGATCCGCAAAATCCTAAAGTGCTTTCGGCCCGTTTGCGTTTGCTTCTGCGTGAAGGCGATCAGGCCAAAGCGCAGCAGCAACTGGAAAAAATCAAACAGGTGGCGCCCGGCTCCGACGATTACCGGCAGGCAGAACTCAGCCTGAAAATCGCCTCGCCGGAGATGCAGCAAAAGTTGCAACAGACGCGTCTGCTGGCTACGGCAGGGCGGCTGGATGAAGCCAAAGCGCAGTACGACGAACTCTTTGGCGGCCAGCCGCCGACGCTGGATCTGGCCGTTGAATACTGGCAACTGATCGCCCGCCTCCCGGGGCAAAAAGCCCGCGCTCAGGCGCAGCTTCAGGCGCTGAATAACCAGTATCCGGGCGATGTTCAGCTGCGTCTGCAACTGGCGCAGATGGCCTTTGAGCAGGGTGATGACGCCAGAGCAGTGGGGCTGATCAAACAGGTTGCAGCCACCAATGAAGGGCGTTCACCCGCCGCCGATTTATGGCTGGCGCGCATTAAAGACCAGCCGGCAGGTAATGCCAGCGTCGACGCCCTGCAGCAGTTTATTGCTACCTTTGATACCGGTCCGCAGGTGATTGCGGCACAGCAGGAACTCCAGCGTCAGCAGGGGTTACTGGCCGATCCGCGTTATCAGGCACGTATCCGCGGTCTGGCGCAAATCGACAAAGGCGGTTCAACCGGCGCGATCGCACCGCTGAAACAGGCTTTACAGGCTACGCCAAATGATGCCGAAGTGCTGGGCGCGATGGGGCTGGCCTATTCCCGCGCCGGTAACCGCCAGCAGGCACTGACGATGTTCCAGCGCGCTAAAGCCGCAGAAACCGATGGCTATAATGCCGGAAAATGGAACAGCCTGATCCAGACCAACAGCTACTGGCTGAAAGTCGATCAGGGCGATAAGGCGCTGAAGGCCGGTCAGCTCGAGCAGGCCGTAGCGGCTTATCAGCAGGCGCAGCGCCTTGATCCGCGCGACCCGTGGGCACCCGTCGGGCTGGGTGATGTGGCGGTGGCACGTAAAAACGATCCACAAGCCGAACAGGCTTATCGCCGTGCGCTGATGCTGGAGCGTGATAACAGCAGCGCCCAGCGCGGACTGGCAAACATTTATCAGCGACAGTCGCCGCAAAAAGCTCTTGATTACATCAATTCATTACCGGCGGCGTCACGGGCAAAACTCAGTGACAAACAGCGCGGTTTACAAAGTGACATTGTCACTGCGCAGGCGGAAAAATACGCCGCCGAACGCAACTGGAATCAGGCAGCGAACCGTTATGCCGACGTGCTGAAATTCAATCCGGATGATGTCTGGGCCACATATCACTACGCTGAAACGCTGAGGGAAGCAGGCGAACCGGCCAAAGCCGATGCTGTTTTCGCACAGTTTGCGGCGAAGCATCCTTCCGACCCGCAACAGGTTTACGCCTATTCGCTGTATCTCTCTGGTTCAGACCGCGATGATGCGGCACTGCGTCATCTGCACACCTTGCCGGAAGCCAGATGGGACGAGAATATGCGCGAAATGGCGCAGCGCATCCGGCTGGACAAAACGCTCACTGCAATTGATGCCTCGCTGGCTGCGGGAAATACCGCGCAGGTAAAACAGGAATTACAGCAGGCCAGTCTTCAGGGCCTGAGCCTCAATCAGCAGCGTCGTGTGGCGATGGCGTGGCTGGATGTCGGTGAAACCAGCAGAGCGGCATCGTTGTTACAACCGCTGAAAGCTGCCGCCGCATCACAACCCGCAGGACAGGATAAGGCGTTGATCTATCGTAACGCTGCCAATGTTGAACAACAGCTCGGTCAGCCGCAGCTGGCGCGAGAGGATTATGAACAGGCGATGGTCGCCAGCGGCATCACCGATAAATTGCCGCAGGACAACGACGGTTATACGCGGCTGACGCGAAACAATGCGGGGGATGACTGGCTTAAACGCGGCATCCGTTCTGACGCGCATGATTTGTACCGCCAGCAGGACGTGAATTTTACCGTGGATACGGATTCCTGGACCTCAAGCGGGACGCCGGGTAAATCCGATCTCACTGCGAACACCACCATGTTCCAGGCCGATATGCCGGTTTATCAGGGACGCGGATTCCTGCGTGCTGACTGGGTGCGTATGGATGCCGGAACGTTCGACAATGAAAACGGCAACTATGAGGCGAGCTTCGGTACCTGTAGCGATCAAAACTGCCGCAGTTATCGCAGCCAGACAGCCAATGGTCTCAGCCTGGGCGCGGGCTGGGAAAATGACAAATGGAAAGGGGATCTGGGCACCACGCCGCTCGGCTTCCAGGTGGTCAACTGGGTCGGCGGACTGGCTTACAGCGGCGACTGGGACCAGATTGGCTGGACGACCACCGTTTCGCGGCGTCCGGTCTCCAGCTCGTTACTCTCGTTTGCCGGCGCAAAAGATCCGGGTACAGGCACCACCTGGGGCGGCGTTATCGCCACCGGTGGCAGTCTGGGTTTGAGCTACGATCAGGGGCTGGCAAACGGCATCTGGGCTGATCTGAGTGCGCATCAGCTGACGGGTAAAAATGTCGAAGACAACACCCGTGAGCGCCTGATGGGCGGGTATTACTACAAAGTCATCAATGAGGATAACCGCCGCGCGACCGTTGGTCTGAGTTCGATGGTCTGGCATTACCAGAAAGATCTCAGCGGCTATACGTTGGGACAGGGCGGCTATTACAGTCCGCAGCAATATTTCTCGGTTTCCGTGCCGGTTAATTATCGCCAGCGTACTGAGAACTGGTCATGGCAGCTGGGCGGTTCGGTTTCCTGGTCGCGCTCTTCGACCAGTGACCAAAAGCGTTATCCGATACAAAATCTGATCCCGGATTCGTTACCGGATAAAAGCGCCATCGAAACCGGCAGCAGCGGTTCTGGCTTCGGATATACCGTGCAGGCACTGCTTGAGCGCCGTGTCAGCTCTCACTGGACGGTCGGCGGCGGTATCGATATTCAGCAGGCTAAAGATTACACACCAAGCCATTTCCTGCTGTACGCGAGATATTCGATGAGCGGCTGGCAGGGGGATCTGGATATGCCGCCGGAGCCGTTAGTGCCGTATGCGGACTTTAAGTAA
- the bcsE gene encoding cellulose biosynthesis protein BcsE, with amino-acid sequence MALSFSLGMKQFWNGLGQMQAQGLYWVNTDSQEAAYRLSGQVLEAQRGEIPVSLFFPQHNLICSDDKNRLADDNILLTHLHKYPRQTFYYQHAEGKKALLGLPADINRLPAPPASLMILLLPAVRCQEVKDKQLSRWLSEIQSGANSKGATLLIICFGDGINAVKSRLHLFHHNIYGLADLKTDVNPNQWGISWWHDSLGAEANTLYPLIPRTNGWEIQKDALSSASAQTGDDQWMLLAERSVLEGAPALSERWFLFDGNDALTERATHARSATVIFALAGNDEVEVLARQIHLLRIQRGNGLKIVVREMNSSLRYVDQRLLQACGANLVVPHAARLSNFLTLLDDLQNLTFTRHVPQDIDVLLDSRLPTHHKGYLPLPVFCDVMRDIWDHAALATESRGILISLRPAAGISPQQAMSLCSLRRDGDILTVTERHLYLFLSNCQVSDVENVLAFLFNLPVKEVFSSQTFWSHELDIQTEVRRLAAKPPMANPVSEAQPFVAHKSEPLKRAPVHQPVPITLAVSDTPVINTPE; translated from the coding sequence ATGGCACTCTCCTTTTCATTGGGTATGAAGCAATTCTGGAATGGTTTAGGCCAGATGCAGGCTCAGGGGCTTTACTGGGTCAACACCGACAGTCAGGAAGCGGCATATCGTTTGAGTGGTCAGGTACTTGAAGCTCAGCGGGGAGAAATCCCTGTCAGCCTGTTTTTTCCACAGCACAATTTAATTTGCTCTGATGATAAAAATAGACTAGCTGATGACAATATCCTTCTCACACATTTGCATAAATACCCCAGGCAAACGTTTTATTATCAGCACGCGGAAGGAAAAAAAGCGTTACTGGGATTGCCCGCCGATATTAATCGCCTGCCTGCCCCCCCTGCTTCTTTAATGATTTTATTACTTCCTGCCGTGCGCTGTCAGGAAGTAAAAGATAAACAACTTTCCCGCTGGCTGAGTGAAATTCAGTCAGGCGCTAATAGTAAAGGGGCGACGCTGCTTATTATCTGCTTCGGCGATGGCATTAATGCGGTTAAATCCCGCTTACATTTATTCCACCACAATATATATGGCCTTGCAGATTTAAAAACCGATGTGAACCCAAACCAGTGGGGCATCTCCTGGTGGCATGACAGTCTGGGTGCTGAAGCAAATACGCTTTATCCTCTCATCCCGCGCACGAACGGTTGGGAGATCCAGAAAGACGCCTTATCTTCAGCTTCAGCCCAAACCGGTGATGATCAGTGGATGTTGCTGGCAGAGCGTTCGGTGCTGGAAGGTGCGCCTGCACTTTCCGAGCGCTGGTTCCTGTTCGATGGCAACGACGCGCTGACCGAAAGAGCCACGCACGCCCGTTCTGCCACCGTTATTTTTGCGCTGGCGGGTAACGATGAAGTGGAAGTGCTCGCACGGCAGATCCACCTTTTGCGCATTCAGCGCGGCAATGGTTTGAAAATTGTGGTGCGCGAGATGAATTCTTCCCTGCGCTATGTCGACCAGCGTCTGTTGCAGGCCTGCGGTGCCAATCTGGTGGTGCCGCACGCTGCACGTCTTTCCAACTTTCTGACCTTGCTGGATGACCTGCAAAATCTGACATTCACCCGTCATGTCCCGCAGGACATCGACGTGCTGCTGGACAGCCGTTTACCCACGCATCATAAGGGATATCTGCCGCTGCCGGTGTTCTGCGACGTGATGCGCGATATCTGGGATCACGCCGCGCTGGCGACCGAATCACGCGGGATTTTAATTTCACTGCGCCCTGCCGCCGGGATCAGCCCGCAGCAGGCGATGTCGCTTTGTTCGCTGCGCCGCGACGGCGATATTCTGACCGTGACAGAACGTCATCTGTATTTGTTCCTGTCGAACTGTCAGGTCAGTGATGTCGAAAACGTTCTGGCCTTCCTGTTTAATCTGCCGGTGAAAGAAGTCTTTAGCAGTCAGACTTTCTGGAGTCACGAGCTGGATATTCAGACAGAAGTTCGCCGTCTGGCCGCCAAACCGCCGATGGCAAATCCCGTGTCAGAAGCACAGCCTTTTGTGGCGCATAAATCTGAACCTTTGAAACGTGCGCCCGTTCATCAGCCCGTTCCCATCACGCTGGCCGTGAGCGATACGCCCGTTATTAACACGCCGGAGTAA
- the bcsR gene encoding cellulose biosynthesis protein BcsR, translated as MAANIADSEESEPSSDDDFYALSHLFALSELHYVDIARKEKIPQLMSRWPLLAELAQFAEHGAEKK; from the coding sequence GTGGCGGCCAATATTGCAGACTCAGAAGAATCCGAACCGTCCAGTGATGATGATTTTTATGCGCTGAGTCACCTTTTTGCTTTGTCAGAATTACATTACGTAGATATAGCCCGTAAAGAAAAAATTCCGCAACTAATGTCCCGCTGGCCATTATTGGCTGAGTTGGCGCAATTCGCTGAACACGGCGCGGAGAAAAAATAA
- the bcsB gene encoding cellulose biosynthesis cyclic di-GMP-binding regulatory protein BcsB, producing MSLAVGSVAPAFGAPAPASAGNQPVPEVSADNITPSAQTQVTLPVVAPAVDPMIIPGAPVRSVTLPFADVAPTPGAITLRGIQPNGQIEFGVRSDEVVTQAMLNLEFTPSPSLIPVQSHLKVYLNDQLMGVEVIDKDQLGKKNHLQMAIDPRYVTDFNRIRLEFIGHYQNVCENPANTTLWLEIGKGSSLSLQYQKLPLSNDLAHFPVPFFDARESRPLDLPMVFAGSPDATQQQAAAILASWFGTKAQWRGQSFPTLYNQMPDSHAIVFATNDKRPDFLKALPQVKGPVVQMVSRPDNPYVKMLLILGRDDKDLLTAVKGIAQGNILFRGEAIGVDNVDQAQPRQPYDAPNWVRTDRPMNFGELKQYAEQLQSDGIQPNPITLNINLPPDLFLINSTGIDMRLKYRYTSPQLKNTSRLSISLNNQFVQDLTLKTGHDQDSQLLHLSLLQGLLDGSKDLNIPALKLGAVNQMRFDFDYTSLLASGTEGRCETYTTVPNHVVIDDSSTIDFSGYRHFMAMPDLRAFANAGFPFSRMADLSQTLVLVQGQPQPVQLTTLLDAMGNIGALTGYPALGVGLTEDTAKAKSTDADLLVIGSLPESLRDDSMRDDKKANLLITAARDAVNTPIRQTPLPDNTAPASDAQVDTRAQITAQGPIAAVVGMQSPYFDQRSVVALMANSPQGFEMLNTSMQDTKQRAQVFGSVSVVRDSGVSSLRVGDTYYVGHLPWWERVWNALATHPVLLAVMAVIVVLLAAILLWTGLRYLARRRLSDDDQE from the coding sequence ATGTCATTGGCGGTGGGTTCAGTGGCTCCGGCCTTCGGTGCGCCAGCTCCAGCCAGTGCAGGCAATCAACCCGTTCCCGAAGTTTCTGCGGACAATATCACGCCGTCGGCTCAGACGCAGGTGACATTACCGGTGGTTGCACCGGCAGTCGATCCGATGATCATTCCGGGCGCGCCGGTGCGCAGTGTCACGCTGCCGTTTGCGGATGTGGCGCCGACGCCGGGTGCGATTACCCTGCGCGGCATTCAGCCTAACGGTCAGATTGAATTCGGTGTGCGCAGTGATGAAGTGGTCACACAGGCGATGCTGAATCTGGAATTCACACCGTCACCGTCGCTGATCCCGGTACAGTCGCATCTTAAGGTGTATCTCAATGACCAGCTGATGGGCGTTGAAGTGATCGACAAAGATCAGCTCGGCAAGAAAAACCACTTACAGATGGCGATTGATCCGCGCTATGTCACAGACTTCAACCGCATCCGTCTGGAATTTATCGGCCATTACCAGAATGTTTGTGAGAACCCGGCCAATACCACGCTGTGGCTGGAGATCGGCAAGGGCAGTTCGCTGAGTCTGCAATACCAAAAACTGCCGCTGAGCAACGATCTGGCGCATTTCCCGGTGCCGTTCTTTGATGCGCGTGAAAGTCGTCCGCTGGATTTGCCGATGGTCTTTGCCGGGTCGCCGGACGCCACCCAGCAACAGGCGGCGGCAATTCTTGCCTCCTGGTTCGGGACCAAAGCGCAGTGGCGCGGTCAGTCGTTCCCGACGCTGTATAACCAGATGCCGGACAGTCATGCCATTGTGTTTGCCACCAATGACAAGCGCCCGGATTTCCTCAAAGCGTTGCCGCAGGTGAAAGGGCCGGTGGTGCAGATGGTCAGCCGCCCGGATAATCCTTACGTGAAAATGCTGCTGATTTTAGGGCGTGACGATAAGGATCTGCTGACGGCGGTGAAAGGCATCGCGCAGGGCAACATCCTGTTCCGTGGTGAAGCCATCGGCGTGGATAATGTTGACCAGGCTCAGCCACGTCAGCCGTACGATGCGCCAAACTGGGTGCGCACCGACCGCCCGATGAACTTTGGTGAACTGAAACAGTACGCCGAACAGTTGCAGTCAGACGGTATTCAGCCGAACCCGATTACGCTCAATATCAATCTGCCGCCGGACTTGTTCCTCATCAACAGCACCGGTATCGATATGCGGCTGAAATATCGTTATACGTCGCCGCAGCTGAAAAATACCTCGCGCCTGAGCATCAGCCTGAATAACCAGTTTGTGCAGGATCTGACGCTGAAAACCGGTCACGATCAGGATTCACAACTGCTGCATCTTTCCCTGTTGCAGGGACTGCTCGATGGCAGCAAAGACCTGAACATTCCGGCGCTGAAACTCGGTGCCGTGAACCAGATGCGCTTTGATTTCGACTACACCTCGCTGCTGGCCAGCGGCACGGAAGGTCGCTGCGAAACCTACACCACGGTGCCAAATCATGTGGTGATTGACGACAGTTCAACCATCGACTTCTCCGGTTACCGTCACTTTATGGCGATGCCGGATTTACGTGCGTTCGCCAATGCTGGTTTCCCGTTCAGCCGCATGGCCGATTTGTCCCAGACGCTGGTGCTGGTTCAGGGGCAACCGCAGCCGGTGCAGCTGACTACGCTGCTTGATGCGATGGGCAATATTGGCGCGCTCACCGGGTATCCGGCGCTCGGCGTGGGGCTGACGGAAGATACTGCTAAAGCCAAATCGACCGATGCGGATTTACTGGTGATCGGCAGTCTGCCGGAAAGTCTGCGTGACGACAGTATGCGCGATGACAAAAAAGCCAATTTGCTGATCACCGCAGCACGCGACGCCGTGAATACGCCCATCCGCCAGACTCCGCTGCCGGACAATACGGCACCGGCGAGTGACGCTCAGGTGGATACCCGTGCGCAAATCACGGCGCAGGGCCCGATAGCCGCAGTCGTCGGTATGCAGTCACCGTATTTTGACCAGCGCAGCGTCGTGGCGCTGATGGCGAACAGCCCGCAAGGCTTTGAAATGCTCAACACCTCGATGCAGGACACTAAACAACGCGCGCAGGTCTTCGGATCGGTCAGCGTGGTGCGTGATTCCGGCGTCAGCAGCCTGAGAGTGGGCGACACTTACTACGTCGGTCATCTGCCATGGTGGGAACGTGTGTGGAATGCGCTGGCGACTCATCCGGTGCTGCTGGCGGTGATGGCGGTGATCGTGGTGTTGCTGGCAGCGATTCTGTTGTGGACCGGCCTGCGTTATCTTGCGCGTCGTCGTCTGTCTGATGATGACCAGGAATAA